Proteins encoded by one window of Nocardia goodfellowii:
- a CDS encoding 3-hydroxyacyl-CoA dehydrogenase family protein, producing the protein MTREQRVGVVGAGVMGAGIAQCLAQAGMPVTVVEIDTVAAERARGALKSALRLSVLLGRGVKAADIADITARIRWTDRLEHLRDATFVIESVTERIDLKRHLFADLDRHCSPSAIFASGTSAIPIAELAAETGRPDQILGLHFMNPAPLTETVEVITTARTSPGTLNRTLGLLDALGKKGIVVGDGPGFVINRVLMLSIAEAATITETGTDAATIDDLFEGCLGHRMGPLRTADLIGLDNVADTLVVLRETTGDGRYRIPEALAQLVAAGHLGRKTGKGFHEYP; encoded by the coding sequence ATGACCCGCGAACAACGAGTCGGCGTCGTCGGCGCGGGCGTCATGGGCGCGGGCATCGCGCAATGCCTCGCCCAGGCCGGGATGCCGGTGACCGTCGTCGAAATCGACACCGTGGCCGCCGAACGCGCCCGCGGTGCGCTGAAGTCCGCGCTGCGCCTGAGCGTGCTACTCGGCCGCGGGGTGAAAGCCGCCGATATCGCGGACATCACCGCGCGCATCCGCTGGACCGACCGCCTCGAACACCTCCGCGACGCGACCTTCGTCATCGAATCCGTCACCGAGCGCATCGATCTCAAACGCCACCTCTTCGCCGACCTGGATCGGCACTGTTCCCCGTCGGCGATCTTCGCTTCGGGGACCTCCGCGATCCCCATCGCCGAGCTGGCCGCCGAGACCGGCCGGCCGGATCAGATCCTCGGCCTGCATTTCATGAATCCGGCGCCGTTGACCGAGACCGTCGAGGTCATCACCACCGCCCGCACCTCCCCCGGAACGCTGAACCGCACCCTGGGCCTGCTCGACGCACTGGGCAAGAAGGGCATCGTCGTCGGCGACGGACCCGGCTTCGTGATCAACCGGGTCCTGATGCTGAGCATCGCCGAGGCAGCCACGATCACCGAGACCGGCACCGACGCCGCCACCATCGACGACCTGTTCGAAGGGTGCCTCGGCCACCGGATGGGCCCGCTGCGCACGGCTGACCTGATCGGCCTGGACAACGTGGCCGACACCCTCGTCGTGCTGCGGGAGACCACCGGCGACGGGCGTTACCGGATACCGGAGGCATTGGCACAACTGGTGGCGGCCGGGCATCTGGGCCGCAAGACGGGCAAGGGTTTTCATGAGTACCCGTGA